Below is a genomic region from Candidatus Ozemobacteraceae bacterium.
AGCTCCCCGCCGTCGTCGCCGAAGTGCCTCCAGGCGAGGCCCGGCGCCATCGTCGCCGCCAGGATGCCGAAGGCCGCGATCGTCGCGAACAGAGGCCCAGGCTTCAACAGGGCATCGCGGGACGTCATTTCTTTCCGATGGCCGGGCGGCCGAGCGCCTCCCAGACCATGAGGGCCGCGTAGGCGTCGTTCGCGGCATAGACCAGCTGGTTCGGCGAAAGCTGGAGTTTCGACCAGTCGGATGTCGTCACATGCTTCGACTTGCTGAAGCTGCGATGGAGGACCATGCCGACCGCGGCCCGCACCCCGGTCGTGTTGCGATACCCGCGCTTCCGGAAGACGGCGCACAGGTCGAGCACCGACTTGATCTCGATTCCGAAGAATTTGTGCAGGGCGCCCCGGTCCGACTGCAGATCGAACCCGACCTTGAGGATGTCGTCGGCAAGAAGGATCTCGGTCACGAACGGCCGGCATTCCAGCCGCTGAAGCTGGAAGATGAACGCCCGCTCCGAGGTCGCGAACTGGACGAGATCCGGGCCGGGTCTGCTCACGCCCTTTTTGAAAACCGGCTTCGACTCGGTATCGAACCCGACGGCGCCAGCAACCCTGATCTCGTCCAGAGCCGCGGCACAGTCATCCGTCGTGGCCGGAACGACGACGTCGCCGACAGCCAACCCCTCGAACGGCTCCAGCAGGGCCGTCTCGGCCTTTCCCGGCGCCGTCTTCCTTCGGGGGTTGCTCACGTTGTCGCGACTTCCGGCTGATGTGCTCATTCTTTTCCTTCCCGGAACGATATCACGGCTCCACTTGCGTCACAAGAAGCACGACAATCATTTGCATACTCGATACCGTTCGCGCTGAGCCTGTCGAAGCACGAATGCTCTCGCCCCCTTCAGCAGGATCAGGGCAGGATCGACAAACTCAGGACGAACGGATACACGATTGGTGCGACACTCGAAATCGCCACTCTCCAACAGCGGTTACAGCAACGGATGCGATCGCCATCCACAATGGGAAGCGGGTTGACAGTCTCCGCCCGGGGCGCTAAGATGGGGCCGTTTGCCTGACAGGCGACAGAGAATACAGAACAGGAACGGAACAGGAGAAGACTGCTCATGGCTACTTTCAAGGTGCTCATTTCGGATTCGCTCGACCAGTCCGCGATCGATTTTCTGAAGAAGAACCCGGCGTTCGAGGTCACCTACAAGACCAAGATGACGCCTGAAGAGCTCGTCAAAGAGATTCCGGCATATCACGCCATTATCATCCGGTCGGCCACCAAGGTCACCCGCCCGGTCATCGAGGCCGGTAAAAACCTCAAGGTCATTGCCCGCGCCGGCGTCGGCCTCGACAACGTCGACCAGGTCGCCGCGAAAGAGAAGGGAATCGCGGTCCGTAACACCCCCACTTGCA
It encodes:
- a CDS encoding 3'-5' exonuclease, which translates into the protein MSTSAGSRDNVSNPRRKTAPGKAETALLEPFEGLAVGDVVVPATTDDCAAALDEIRVAGAVGFDTESKPVFKKGVSRPGPDLVQFATSERAFIFQLQRLECRPFVTEILLADDILKVGFDLQSDRGALHKFFGIEIKSVLDLCAVFRKRGYRNTTGVRAAVGMVLHRSFSKSKHVTTSDWSKLQLSPNQLVYAANDAYAALMVWEALGRPAIGKK